One window of the Klebsiella oxytoca genome contains the following:
- the dld gene encoding D-lactate dehydrogenase has protein sequence MSSAITNNNAFLSELTRLVGSSHLLTDPAKTQRYRKGFRSGQGEALAVVFPGTLLELWRVLNACVNADKIILMQAANTGLTEGSTPNGNDYDRDIVIISTLRLDKLHLLDKGEQVLAYPGTTLYSLEKALKPLGREPHSVIGSSCIGASVVGGICNNSGGSLVQRGPAYTEMSLYAQIDEAGKLTLVNHLGIDLGTTPEQILSRLDDERIKDEDVRHDGRHAHDHDYVTRVRDVNADTPARYNADPDRLFESSGCAGKLAVFAVRLDTFPAEKRQQVFYIGTNRPEVLTEIRRHILAGFNNLPVAGEYMHRDIYDIAEQYGKDTFLMIDKLGTDKMPFFFTMKGRTDAMLEKVSLFKPHFTDRFMQKLGHVFPAHLPERMKAWRDKYEHHLLLKMAGDGIEEAQAWLGEYFQNAEGDFFVCTAEEGSKAFLHRFAAAGAAIRYQAVHADEVEDILALDIALRRNDTEWFEQLPADIDSQLVHKLYYGHFMCHVFHQDYIVKKGVDAHALKEKMLALLKERGAQYPAEHNVGHLYEAPDSLKRFYRENDPTNSMNPGIGKTSKQKYWGEAQDKAAGATDPQ, from the coding sequence ATGTCATCTGCAATAACCAATAACAACGCTTTTCTGTCTGAACTGACCCGGCTGGTCGGCTCTTCCCATCTGCTCACCGACCCGGCTAAAACCCAGCGCTACCGTAAAGGCTTCCGCTCAGGCCAGGGCGAAGCGCTGGCGGTGGTTTTTCCCGGTACGCTGCTGGAGCTGTGGCGGGTACTGAATGCCTGTGTGAACGCCGATAAAATCATTCTGATGCAGGCGGCAAATACCGGCCTGACCGAAGGCTCTACGCCGAACGGCAATGATTATGACCGCGATATCGTTATTATCAGCACCCTCCGTCTGGATAAACTGCATCTGCTGGATAAAGGCGAGCAGGTGCTGGCCTACCCCGGCACGACGCTCTATTCGCTGGAAAAAGCGCTGAAGCCGCTGGGACGCGAACCGCACTCGGTTATTGGCTCATCCTGCATCGGGGCATCGGTGGTCGGCGGCATCTGCAACAATTCCGGCGGCTCGCTGGTTCAGCGCGGCCCGGCGTACACCGAAATGTCGCTCTACGCGCAAATCGATGAAGCCGGTAAGCTGACGCTGGTGAACCACCTCGGCATCGACCTCGGCACTACGCCGGAACAGATCCTCAGCCGCCTTGACGATGAACGGATCAAAGATGAGGATGTGCGCCACGATGGCCGTCACGCGCACGATCATGATTACGTCACCCGCGTGCGCGACGTGAATGCCGACACCCCGGCGCGCTACAATGCCGACCCGGATCGCCTGTTTGAATCTTCCGGCTGCGCCGGCAAGCTGGCGGTGTTCGCCGTGCGCCTCGATACTTTCCCGGCGGAAAAACGCCAGCAGGTGTTTTATATCGGCACCAACCGGCCGGAAGTACTGACCGAAATTCGCCGCCATATTCTCGCCGGGTTCAACAATTTACCGGTGGCGGGCGAGTATATGCACCGCGATATTTACGACATCGCCGAGCAGTACGGTAAAGATACCTTTCTGATGATCGACAAGCTCGGCACCGATAAAATGCCCTTCTTCTTCACCATGAAGGGTCGCACCGATGCGATGCTGGAAAAAGTGTCGCTGTTTAAGCCGCACTTCACCGACCGCTTTATGCAAAAGCTGGGGCACGTCTTCCCGGCGCATCTGCCGGAGCGAATGAAGGCATGGCGTGATAAATACGAACACCATCTGTTGCTGAAGATGGCGGGCGATGGCATCGAAGAGGCCCAGGCCTGGCTTGGAGAATATTTCCAGAACGCCGAAGGTGACTTCTTCGTCTGTACCGCCGAAGAGGGCAGCAAAGCCTTTCTGCATCGTTTTGCCGCCGCAGGCGCGGCGATTCGCTATCAGGCGGTGCACGCGGATGAAGTGGAAGATATTCTGGCGCTGGATATCGCCCTGCGCCGTAACGATACTGAATGGTTTGAGCAGCTTCCCGCCGATATCGATAGCCAGCTGGTGCATAAGCTCTATTACGGACACTTTATGTGCCACGTTTTCCATCAGGATTACATCGTGAAAAAAGGCGTCGACGCCCACGCGCTGAAAGAGAAAATGCTGGCTTTGCTGAAGGAGCGAGGCGCTCAGTATCCGGCCGAGCACAACGTCGGCCATCTGTATGAAGCGCCGGACAGTTTAAAACGCTTCTATCGCGAAAACGATCCAACCAACAGCATGAACCCGGGGATCGGCAAAACCAGTAAGCAAAAATACTGGGGTGAAGCTCAGGATAAAGCGGCTGGCGCCACCGACCCGCAATAA
- a CDS encoding GNAT family N-acetyltransferase has product MPAVDKLHDADLEIREALPDDAHAIAALYVWHVLNGRASFEEIPPTVDEMRKRIKTVRDSGLPWLVALWRGTIVGYCYATFYRPRPAYRYTLEESIYVEAGMGGRGIGSALLSRLIEKCEQGPWRQMLAIIGDGHSNAGSIAIHKKFGFSEVGQLRSVGYKMGDWRDTLIMQRQLGDGDWTLPE; this is encoded by the coding sequence ATGCCCGCAGTGGATAAATTACACGACGCTGACTTAGAGATCCGCGAAGCGCTTCCCGATGACGCCCACGCCATCGCCGCGCTGTACGTCTGGCACGTACTCAATGGACGCGCCTCTTTTGAAGAGATCCCTCCAACCGTTGATGAGATGCGCAAACGTATAAAAACCGTGCGCGATAGCGGGCTGCCATGGCTGGTTGCTCTGTGGCGCGGAACCATCGTCGGCTATTGCTACGCTACCTTTTACCGCCCGCGTCCGGCCTATCGCTACACCCTCGAAGAGTCGATTTACGTGGAAGCGGGAATGGGTGGACGCGGTATCGGCAGCGCCCTGCTCTCCCGCTTAATTGAGAAATGCGAGCAGGGGCCGTGGCGACAAATGCTGGCGATTATCGGCGACGGGCACAGTAATGCCGGGTCGATTGCCATTCATAAGAAGTTTGGTTTTAGCGAAGTGGGCCAGCTGCGCAGCGTCGGCTACAAGATGGGTGACTGGCGGGACACTTTGATTATGCAGCGTCAGCTCGGCGACGGCGACTGGACGCTGCCGGAGTAA